Proteins from one Chitinophaga oryzae genomic window:
- a CDS encoding PKD domain-containing protein — protein MYPYPLKYHQVKYLSIWLLLIFLMPGNLLWAQQADFSYTAVPASMCNPVTLTFKNNSTGNPTAYSWDFGDGRTSHDVNPQITYTAPGPKKVTLVATFANGTSTYYRTFEVGATPQVAFSADVTSSCKLYTANFTDATPNATARTWDFGDGTAPVTTGNAFVSHAYTKAGQYDVTLTVTNSNGCQSMLKKAAYITISHPEISMDAPVSGCVPYTAALNATSTNDLNDPVAEWKWNFGDGATASTATGTTTHAYTQTGTYPVTVTVRTNGGCEISKTFDKQVRTGNPPSDVSFTATPGSACVGEPVRLLANARYADSYSWDFGDGTKEEVYANDIRHNFVANGSITIHMKAGSNGCYTPAAPVTVNITGPVSQFTIARDCNDKSKFIFTNTSSGTTPTTTYQWDFGDNTPVVGSQHATHTYTTPDRYTVRLTISDNGSSCNHSSFQTVYYFKADFSAGVSSICRGSKATYEVLNVPVNLVADYTWQFGDGSSYTTTDQHFVKTWATAGIFTDQLTIRYKDAAYCDDIVTKTDNINILAPQADFSTATATCAGQPVSFTNASMPSPNIPIAGWQWDFGNGKVSSAQTPPATSYSASGGYPVKLVVTDARNCQDSVTKEVNVHPTPFVRASATQPKICEGNTVALHAVSDATVQWLNGGSLSCVYCPDPVASPVTNTRYLVEAANVHGCTTKDSVDIAVVPKVNLTVSKDTFACYGSSVQLKASGAAIYNWTPVTGLTNNTIANPVTTPIEDITYQVTGTNDPLCPMSAPLPVKVSVKQVPSVSAGNDQTVMAGDVVRLMANGSADIVKWQWSPADYLDNAASPFTNAAVRKSISYAITGTNQYGCTKSDVMRIDLVCNTDLIFIPNTFSPNGDGVNDLFYLRGKGISLVKSFRIFNRLGQEVFHRENIQVEDISAGWNGTFNGQPQGADVYIYFVEAYCDANEFFRLKGNVTLLR, from the coding sequence ATGTATCCGTATCCTCTGAAATACCACCAGGTGAAATACCTAAGCATATGGCTGCTTTTGATATTCCTTATGCCGGGCAACCTTCTGTGGGCCCAGCAGGCCGATTTCTCTTACACTGCGGTACCTGCCTCCATGTGCAACCCTGTCACACTTACATTTAAAAATAACAGCACCGGCAATCCCACCGCCTACAGCTGGGACTTTGGTGATGGCAGGACCTCTCACGACGTCAACCCGCAGATCACCTACACGGCGCCCGGTCCCAAAAAGGTGACGCTGGTAGCCACTTTTGCTAACGGCACCAGCACCTACTACCGCACATTCGAAGTAGGCGCCACCCCGCAGGTGGCATTCAGCGCCGATGTGACCAGTAGCTGTAAGCTTTACACCGCTAACTTCACCGATGCCACGCCCAATGCCACGGCCCGTACCTGGGATTTCGGCGATGGCACTGCCCCGGTCACCACCGGCAACGCATTCGTTTCCCACGCCTATACGAAAGCCGGCCAATATGATGTGACCCTGACGGTTACCAACAGCAACGGCTGCCAGTCCATGCTGAAGAAAGCTGCCTACATCACTATCTCCCATCCGGAAATATCCATGGATGCGCCGGTCAGCGGTTGCGTGCCCTATACCGCCGCCCTCAACGCCACTTCCACCAATGATCTCAACGATCCGGTGGCAGAATGGAAATGGAACTTTGGCGATGGCGCCACAGCCAGCACCGCTACCGGCACTACCACACACGCCTATACGCAAACAGGCACCTACCCGGTGACGGTGACCGTCCGCACCAATGGCGGATGCGAGATCAGCAAAACGTTCGATAAACAGGTGCGCACCGGTAATCCGCCGTCAGATGTGAGTTTCACGGCTACCCCCGGCAGCGCCTGTGTAGGCGAGCCGGTACGCCTGCTCGCCAATGCCAGGTACGCTGACAGCTACAGCTGGGACTTCGGCGACGGCACCAAAGAAGAAGTATACGCCAACGACATACGGCATAACTTTGTGGCCAACGGCAGCATCACCATCCATATGAAAGCCGGCAGCAACGGGTGTTACACCCCGGCCGCTCCGGTAACGGTGAACATTACCGGGCCGGTGTCGCAGTTTACCATAGCGCGTGACTGCAATGACAAAAGCAAATTCATCTTCACCAATACCTCCAGCGGCACAACGCCCACTACCACCTACCAGTGGGACTTTGGCGATAATACACCGGTGGTCGGCAGCCAGCATGCCACGCACACATATACAACACCTGACAGGTACACCGTGCGGCTCACGATCAGCGACAACGGCAGCAGCTGCAACCACAGCAGCTTCCAGACCGTATACTATTTCAAAGCCGACTTCTCCGCAGGCGTAAGCTCCATCTGCCGCGGCAGCAAAGCCACCTATGAGGTGCTGAACGTACCGGTAAACCTGGTGGCAGACTACACCTGGCAATTTGGCGACGGCTCCTCCTACACCACCACCGATCAGCACTTCGTGAAAACATGGGCCACTGCCGGTATCTTCACCGACCAGCTGACCATCCGCTATAAAGACGCGGCCTATTGCGACGATATCGTTACCAAAACGGACAATATCAATATCCTGGCGCCCCAGGCGGATTTCAGCACCGCTACGGCCACCTGCGCAGGACAACCGGTGTCCTTCACCAACGCCTCCATGCCTTCGCCCAACATCCCGATTGCAGGCTGGCAGTGGGACTTTGGCAACGGCAAGGTGTCTTCCGCGCAAACACCGCCTGCTACCAGCTATTCCGCTTCCGGCGGATACCCGGTGAAACTGGTGGTCACCGACGCCCGCAACTGTCAGGACTCCGTAACGAAAGAGGTCAATGTCCATCCGACACCTTTCGTAAGGGCGTCTGCCACCCAGCCTAAAATATGCGAAGGCAATACCGTTGCCCTGCATGCCGTATCAGATGCCACCGTGCAGTGGCTCAACGGCGGCAGCCTTAGCTGCGTATATTGCCCGGACCCCGTAGCGTCGCCGGTGACAAACACCCGTTACCTTGTGGAGGCAGCTAACGTACACGGCTGCACGACCAAAGACTCCGTGGATATTGCCGTAGTGCCTAAAGTAAACCTCACCGTCAGCAAAGACACCTTTGCCTGCTATGGTTCTTCCGTGCAGCTTAAAGCCAGCGGCGCCGCTATCTACAACTGGACGCCGGTGACGGGGCTCACCAACAACACCATCGCCAACCCGGTCACTACACCGATCGAAGACATCACCTACCAGGTAACAGGCACCAACGATCCGCTGTGCCCCATGAGCGCCCCCCTGCCGGTAAAAGTGTCTGTGAAACAGGTCCCGAGCGTCAGCGCCGGCAACGACCAGACCGTGATGGCCGGAGATGTGGTACGCCTGATGGCCAACGGCAGCGCCGACATCGTGAAATGGCAATGGTCGCCCGCCGATTACCTCGATAATGCTGCATCACCTTTTACCAATGCCGCCGTCAGAAAATCCATTTCGTACGCAATTACAGGAACTAACCAGTACGGGTGTACGAAAAGTGACGTCATGCGGATCGACCTCGTCTGCAACACCGATCTGATATTTATTCCCAATACTTTCAGTCCCAACGGCGACGGGGTGAACGATCTCTTTTACCTGCGCGGTAAAGGCATCAGCCTGGTGAAATCGTTCCGTATCTTCAACCGCCTCGGACAGGAAGTGTTCCACCGGGAAAACATACAGGTAGAAGATATCAGCGCCGGCTGGAACGGTACGTTCAACGGGCAGCCGCAGGGAGCAGACGTTTACATCTATTTCGTGGAAGCATATTGCGACGCCAATGAATTTTTCCGCCTGAAAGGCAACGTAACATTACTCAGATAA
- a CDS encoding PKD domain-containing protein, producing the protein MRISIFLIPLVPASELAAQNVEILTDKTNGCAPLTANFNGKADPGYTKVEWDFGIGARVTGNLSPSRIFTVPGTYHVTLTVDYPTTKVTKSVDILVFSNPLVAFTMDNSSGCTPLTVQFKDQSNPGQGTAITNILWNFGDGGADQGTVVSHQFTAPGIYRVISLVTNSQGCKATSNPATVTVKESPVLSFTADQTKSCSPPFTVTFRNTSTNNTGTPVAYKWDYGDGTSGTDDAHTYTREGSYTVTLIPTTPNSCAVPLVKKDYILVQKIVPGFSVQTKCPGDLVTLISTTTPAPDNVTWVLPDGSSATGATTGFIAGPPGDYTVKMSVTFGSCSRELTKTVEIEPRPVIDPVGTPVRGCITPFTTTFQARSQYANAWLWDFGDGTTSTTPNPSHTYTSNGPFPVTLTAANSVGCATTATLPDYIHIGLPVLTISPSGDSGCIPYKVSFTAGLSPAEAITGYQWNFGDGITSTLANPSHTYTQQGTYTVALRAKSALGCLIDANVTFRVGTPPTVAFTASPPQSCPMEPVQFTNQSTPKGPGVTYLWEFPQDNATSTEENPVHRFYQPGLHDIRLTVNNNGCISRLTQSQYVKIKPPKAVFTTAPDCNDFYQRKFTDRSDFGPEPVLKRQWLWKFGEGGATSTQQNPDFRYATPGRKTVTLLVDDGVCKSETSADIYIIDEKPLLLPDTTQICLGKPLHAGIGPVNPANIRNYLWDWGDGTILELSGTDIDPAKGLSHTYQRSGTYVIRLTLEDANRCKRMATPATITVHGAMTSFKVAGMPCKNTPLTFTDKSTIDAGNKIVNWTWNFGDGSPDESSTTQPLQTTHRYTDFNAYTVTLTTTDRYGCQTKTQQTINLEAVKADFSVLSGIACKNSPVTFTSISTGDIVQYAWDFGDHSTGTGANPVKTYSTPGAYTVSLKVTSQTGCTDQTSKPNVLQVPDPVADFSFPPIRELCPPVKVLFTNSSSHFTSSVWDFGDNSTSTQNDPGAHIYVRAKTYNVTLTVYAEGNCSSSKTLPLTVEGPDGTFTATPVSGCVPLPVKMAATASKTVAYQWDFDDGIVQTTTLPEAPPHTYSRPGIYTPRVSLMDNRGCAVKADGDFRIVADKMTANFTVDNSAACGGGKVLFKNTSTSVTNDLLHLPYSSKWIYNDGTASNSQDGTFSYPGPGTFQVTLETTSNYGCKDSKTLPVSIPAQPRPSISPIPELCISGKVQLRGADNSNLPGTRWKWQLGNGQEFDVPMPPDIDINTAGTIPVTLTIANADGSCPADAGANIVVHPAPNLRPTPAEATICKGASLQLSSNTDATTTVSWTPYNISGATSKTPVVKPDQDTIYTVKAVSEFGCKNEAAVRVRVIPPFKVFALDAGICYGKSVQMQSGGAFRYQWSPSEGLDHPDIAEPVAAPSRTITYRLVGFDQAGCFTDTAFARVDVHPVPQVDAGQDIVASTGTQIPLAVKGSSDITAVTWQPSTGLSCNDCLTPVATLRSSVTYRVSVMNRYGCIAGDDVHITTLCNGANIFIPNTFSPNGDGTNDVFYIRGRGLQRIRIFRIYNRWGQVMFERADLSTDDASTGWDGSYKGVLLNPDVFIYYAEVVCDNGESTTLKGNITLIR; encoded by the coding sequence GTGCGCATTAGCATTTTCCTCATCCCGCTGGTCCCTGCCAGTGAGCTGGCAGCACAAAACGTGGAGATACTAACGGATAAAACAAATGGCTGCGCCCCGCTAACGGCGAACTTTAACGGCAAGGCTGATCCGGGCTATACGAAGGTGGAATGGGACTTCGGCATTGGCGCCAGGGTAACCGGCAACCTCTCCCCCTCCAGGATATTTACGGTCCCCGGCACCTATCATGTTACACTAACGGTGGACTATCCGACAACTAAAGTGACCAAATCGGTAGACATTCTCGTTTTTAGCAATCCCCTGGTGGCATTTACCATGGACAACAGCAGCGGTTGTACTCCACTGACTGTTCAATTTAAGGACCAATCCAATCCCGGTCAGGGGACCGCCATAACAAACATACTCTGGAACTTCGGCGACGGAGGCGCTGACCAGGGAACTGTTGTCAGTCACCAGTTCACCGCGCCCGGCATCTATCGCGTCATCAGTCTCGTTACCAACAGCCAGGGATGCAAAGCCACCAGCAATCCGGCAACTGTCACTGTCAAAGAATCACCTGTATTGTCTTTTACAGCAGACCAAACCAAAAGCTGTTCCCCACCGTTCACCGTCACCTTCCGGAATACGTCCACCAACAATACCGGCACTCCTGTTGCTTACAAATGGGATTATGGAGACGGCACCAGCGGCACGGACGATGCTCACACCTATACCCGGGAAGGCAGTTACACCGTAACGCTTATTCCCACAACACCCAACAGCTGCGCAGTTCCCCTGGTAAAAAAGGATTACATCCTGGTCCAAAAAATCGTTCCCGGCTTTTCAGTACAAACAAAATGCCCTGGCGACCTGGTTACGCTGATCAGTACCACAACGCCGGCACCAGACAACGTTACCTGGGTGCTGCCGGATGGCAGCAGCGCCACCGGAGCCACCACCGGATTTATTGCCGGCCCTCCGGGAGACTACACCGTAAAAATGAGTGTAACATTTGGCAGCTGCTCACGGGAACTGACGAAGACTGTCGAAATTGAACCACGCCCGGTAATAGACCCTGTTGGCACACCTGTTCGCGGCTGTATCACTCCTTTTACAACCACCTTCCAGGCGCGGTCGCAGTACGCCAACGCATGGCTATGGGATTTTGGCGATGGCACAACCTCCACCACCCCAAACCCGTCTCATACCTATACCAGCAACGGTCCTTTTCCCGTTACACTGACTGCGGCCAACAGCGTCGGCTGTGCTACCACCGCCACACTGCCCGATTACATTCATATCGGCCTGCCTGTGCTTACCATCTCGCCGTCAGGCGATTCCGGATGTATTCCTTACAAAGTAAGCTTTACGGCCGGCCTCAGTCCCGCGGAAGCAATCACCGGCTACCAGTGGAATTTTGGGGACGGCATCACTTCTACTTTGGCCAATCCTTCCCATACCTATACGCAACAGGGAACTTATACGGTAGCGCTTCGCGCGAAATCCGCCCTGGGCTGCCTGATAGATGCTAACGTCACCTTCCGGGTGGGTACCCCGCCGACAGTTGCCTTTACTGCGTCACCGCCGCAGTCCTGCCCGATGGAACCGGTGCAGTTTACTAACCAGTCCACCCCTAAAGGGCCCGGCGTCACCTATCTTTGGGAGTTCCCGCAGGATAACGCCACCAGCACTGAAGAAAACCCGGTCCACCGGTTTTACCAGCCCGGTTTGCATGATATCCGGCTGACCGTTAACAACAACGGTTGTATCAGTCGGCTGACCCAATCACAGTATGTTAAAATCAAACCGCCAAAAGCCGTATTTACTACTGCGCCCGACTGTAACGACTTTTACCAGCGGAAATTTACTGATCGTTCCGATTTCGGGCCGGAGCCTGTGCTCAAAAGGCAATGGCTGTGGAAATTCGGTGAAGGCGGCGCTACCTCCACACAACAAAACCCCGATTTCCGTTATGCCACTCCCGGCAGAAAAACGGTGACGTTGCTGGTAGACGATGGCGTCTGCAAATCAGAAACGTCTGCAGACATTTATATCATCGATGAGAAACCGCTGCTGCTGCCGGACACAACGCAGATATGCCTTGGCAAGCCATTGCATGCAGGCATAGGTCCGGTAAATCCTGCCAACATCAGGAATTACCTGTGGGACTGGGGAGATGGTACAATACTGGAGCTGTCAGGCACCGACATCGATCCAGCAAAGGGGCTGTCTCATACCTATCAACGGTCTGGCACGTATGTTATTCGCCTCACCCTTGAAGACGCCAACAGATGCAAAAGGATGGCCACCCCTGCAACGATCACGGTACACGGCGCAATGACCAGTTTTAAAGTGGCCGGGATGCCCTGTAAAAACACACCACTGACTTTTACCGACAAATCCACCATAGATGCGGGCAATAAGATTGTCAACTGGACATGGAACTTCGGCGACGGCAGTCCTGACGAAAGCAGCACTACCCAACCGCTGCAAACCACCCATCGGTATACCGACTTTAACGCCTATACTGTTACACTGACAACCACAGATCGCTATGGCTGTCAAACGAAGACGCAGCAGACAATTAACCTGGAAGCCGTTAAAGCAGACTTCTCTGTTCTGTCCGGCATAGCATGCAAAAACAGCCCTGTTACTTTCACCAGTATTTCAACAGGAGATATCGTTCAATACGCATGGGACTTCGGAGACCATTCCACCGGCACCGGCGCCAACCCGGTCAAAACCTATAGCACTCCCGGCGCATATACCGTATCGCTGAAGGTAACATCGCAGACCGGTTGTACAGACCAGACCAGCAAGCCCAATGTCTTACAGGTGCCGGATCCTGTTGCCGATTTTTCATTTCCGCCCATCAGGGAGTTATGTCCGCCGGTGAAAGTATTGTTCACCAACAGCTCCAGCCATTTTACCAGTTCAGTATGGGACTTCGGCGATAACAGCACTTCCACTCAAAACGATCCGGGGGCGCACATCTATGTCCGCGCAAAAACATACAATGTGACACTCACGGTTTATGCTGAGGGTAATTGTTCTTCCAGCAAAACACTTCCATTGACGGTGGAGGGCCCTGACGGAACATTCACCGCCACGCCTGTCAGCGGCTGCGTCCCGCTGCCCGTGAAGATGGCGGCAACAGCCAGCAAAACCGTTGCCTACCAGTGGGATTTTGATGACGGTATTGTACAGACCACCACCCTGCCGGAAGCGCCGCCCCATACGTATTCCCGGCCAGGCATTTATACACCGCGTGTGTCGCTGATGGACAACAGGGGATGTGCCGTTAAAGCCGACGGCGATTTCCGCATCGTGGCAGATAAAATGACCGCCAATTTCACCGTAGACAACAGTGCCGCCTGCGGGGGCGGAAAAGTCCTGTTTAAAAATACCAGTACGTCCGTTACCAACGATCTGCTCCATCTCCCGTATAGCAGTAAATGGATTTACAATGATGGCACTGCTTCCAACAGCCAGGATGGTACTTTTTCCTATCCCGGCCCCGGCACTTTTCAGGTGACACTGGAAACAACCAGCAACTATGGCTGTAAAGACAGTAAAACCCTGCCGGTATCGATTCCTGCGCAACCGCGGCCATCTATCTCGCCAATCCCGGAACTGTGCATTTCCGGCAAGGTGCAACTCCGTGGCGCCGACAACAGCAACCTGCCAGGTACCCGCTGGAAATGGCAACTGGGCAATGGACAGGAGTTCGACGTGCCCATGCCGCCGGACATAGATATCAATACTGCCGGCACCATCCCTGTAACACTAACGATCGCCAATGCTGACGGGTCCTGCCCCGCGGATGCTGGCGCCAATATTGTTGTACATCCGGCTCCCAACCTGCGCCCCACGCCCGCTGAAGCCACTATTTGCAAAGGCGCGTCCCTGCAACTGTCATCCAACACCGATGCAACGACGACCGTCAGCTGGACGCCGTACAATATTTCCGGCGCCACCAGCAAGACTCCCGTGGTAAAGCCAGACCAGGATACCATATACACGGTAAAAGCGGTGAGCGAATTCGGTTGTAAAAACGAGGCAGCGGTGCGGGTCCGGGTAATACCACCTTTTAAAGTATTTGCGCTGGATGCCGGCATTTGTTATGGGAAAAGCGTACAAATGCAGTCAGGCGGAGCTTTCCGATATCAATGGTCACCTTCGGAAGGACTGGACCACCCTGATATAGCCGAACCCGTTGCTGCTCCTTCCCGCACCATCACCTACCGGCTGGTAGGCTTCGATCAGGCCGGATGCTTCACAGATACAGCCTTTGCCAGGGTTGATGTACACCCGGTACCACAGGTAGATGCCGGACAGGACATCGTGGCTTCCACCGGTACACAGATACCCCTCGCTGTCAAAGGAAGCAGCGATATTACTGCTGTTACATGGCAGCCGTCTACCGGTCTGAGTTGCAATGACTGCCTGACACCTGTGGCGACGCTCAGGTCATCCGTCACCTATCGTGTCAGCGTGATGAACCGGTACGGTTGCATCGCCGGGGACGATGTTCATATAACGACCCTTTGCAATGGGGCCAACATCTTCATCCCCAACACATTTTCCCCCAACGGAGATGGAACGAACGATGTTTTCTATATCCGCGGACGCGGCTTGCAGCGTATACGCATTTTCCGGATCTACAACCGCTGGGGACAGGTGATGTTTGAACGTGCCGATCTCTCCACGGATGATGCTTCCACCGGATGGGACGGAAGCTATAAAGGCGTTTTGCTCAATCCCGATGTGTTCATATACTATGCAGAAGTTGTTTGCGATAACGGAGAGTCAACTACTTTGAAAGGAAATATTACACTGATCAGGTAA